In the Thermodesulfovibrionales bacterium genome, ATGAAGAGTCCGACGCCCTTAGACCGGGGCGATAGCTATGCCTATCTCAAGATAGCGGACGGCTGCAACCGGGGCTGTACCTATTGCGTGATTCCTGCCATCCGCGGTCCTTACCGGAGCGCCGAGCCTGAAAGAATTCTGAGGAAGGCGGAAAGTCATATCGCGAGCGGAGCGAAGGAGCTCATCCTCGTCGCTCAGGATATCAGCAGCTACGGCAGGGAGCTCAGCGGCTATACCCTTCCTTCCCTGCTGAAAGACCTCGCTTCGATCAGCGGCGACTTTTGGGTCAGACTTCTCTATCTCTATCCGACCGCAATCAAGAATGATCTACTGTCTGTAATAGCGGAGGAAGAAAAGATCTGCAAATATCTCGACATCCCTCTCCAGCATTCGGAAGACAGGATTCTGAAGGCCATGGGGAGAGGGGGGACTAAGCGATCTTACCGGGGACTGATAAAGAAATTGCGTGAGGCGATACCCGGCATCACGATAAGGACAACCTTTATCGTCGGTTTTCCCGGTGAAAGAGAAGAGGAGTTTGACGGACTGAAGGCATTCGTAGAGGAGATGCGGTTCGACAGGATGGGCGTCTTCATCTATTCGAGAGAGGAAGGGACGCCCGCGTACGGGATGAAGGGAAATGTCCCCCAAAAAGTGAAGGATAAGAGGCGCGATCTGCTCATGAGACTCCAGTCCTCTATCTCGCTCGAAAGGAACAAAGCCCTGGTAGGCGGGAGATTCAGGGCACTCGTTGACGAGACGGATGGTAACGTGGCTGTTGCGCGGCTCCGGTCCCAAGCCCCGGAAATCGACGGGGTCGTGTTTCTTGAGGACGGTACTCTGAAGCAGGGCGAGTTTGTGGACGTGAAGATCGTGGAGGCCTACGACTATGACCTGAGAGGAGAAGTGGCTGCGTGAAGAAATTCCCCTATCTCCACCTTGTACTCTTTGTCCTCACCTTCCTTTCGACCCTCCTGGCCGGGGCGTTCTTTCAAAAGGGAATAAATATCTTTAGAGAGCCGATGAGGATTCTTGAGGGTCTGCCCTTTTCTTTGACTCTCATGACGATACTCCTGGCCCACGAGCTCTCGCATTATCTCGCATCGAGAAAACACCACACCAAGGCGACGCTACCATACTTCATCCCCGCCCCGATCACCCTCATAGGCACCTTCGGCGCCTTCATCAAAATGAAATCGCCCATCATCACGCGGAAGGCGCTCGTGGACATAGGGGCATCCGGGCCTATTGCGGGGTTTCTCCTCTCGGTCGGCGCCGCTTTCGTTGGGCTCAGTTATTCGAGCGTCGTGCCCGTGGCAGAGGCTAAGGGCGCTCTCGGGCTCGGCGACTCCCTGCTCTTTTCGTTTCTTTCAAATCTCGTCTTCGGGAGGCTGCCCGAGACCCACGAGGTACTTCTTCATCCTATGGCGTTTGCGGGCTGGATCGGTCTCTTCGTCACCTCTCTGAATCTCATCCCCATCGGCCAGCTTGACGGCGGTCACATCGCGTATGCCTTCCTTGGTGAGCGGCAGCGGGTCGTATCAAAAGTTCTTGTTGCCACGCTCCTTCTCCTCGGATTATTCTTCTGGGAGGGATGGGCCTTCTGGGGAGCCGTGATGATTCTGCTCGGGCTGAAACATCCCCCCGTGATTTACTGGGAGGTCCCGCTCGACCGCAAGAGAAGGGCCGCAGGTGCCTTCGCTTTCTTTATCTTCATCATCACCTTCATGCCGGCGCCGTTCAAGCTTTTTTAGCAGTCTCTGGAGTTGCAATAATCCGGAAAAGCGATTACCATTTACTCAGAGGCCTTCGCACGGGTGCATCATTGACGTGAGCAGGTGGTATAACGGATTCGGAAGGAGGAGACTATGCTAAGAGAGTT is a window encoding:
- the rimO gene encoding 30S ribosomal protein S12 methylthiotransferase RimO, which codes for MVKVSLVSLGCPKNRVDSDTLLGVLRDAGFSYTPDPEGAHVILINTCGFIEDAKRESIEEILRLKRLKREGKRLLVFGCLAERYRDELAKEVPEIDGIWGVGEEAQILEYCRNVMKGTSGKGGKRQAQEGAYMKSPTPLDRGDSYAYLKIADGCNRGCTYCVIPAIRGPYRSAEPERILRKAESHIASGAKELILVAQDISSYGRELSGYTLPSLLKDLASISGDFWVRLLYLYPTAIKNDLLSVIAEEEKICKYLDIPLQHSEDRILKAMGRGGTKRSYRGLIKKLREAIPGITIRTTFIVGFPGEREEEFDGLKAFVEEMRFDRMGVFIYSREEGTPAYGMKGNVPQKVKDKRRDLLMRLQSSISLERNKALVGGRFRALVDETDGNVAVARLRSQAPEIDGVVFLEDGTLKQGEFVDVKIVEAYDYDLRGEVAA
- a CDS encoding site-2 protease family protein, translated to MKKFPYLHLVLFVLTFLSTLLAGAFFQKGINIFREPMRILEGLPFSLTLMTILLAHELSHYLASRKHHTKATLPYFIPAPITLIGTFGAFIKMKSPIITRKALVDIGASGPIAGFLLSVGAAFVGLSYSSVVPVAEAKGALGLGDSLLFSFLSNLVFGRLPETHEVLLHPMAFAGWIGLFVTSLNLIPIGQLDGGHIAYAFLGERQRVVSKVLVATLLLLGLFFWEGWAFWGAVMILLGLKHPPVIYWEVPLDRKRRAAGAFAFFIFIITFMPAPFKLF